In Flavobacterium praedii, the DNA window TTTTCTTTGTAAGATTGAGCTCCAGCAATACCAATGTTTTGATTCTTATCTAATTCATTTTTTAGAATTGCTAAACAATCATTCATAAACAGCGTGTCATTGTTTACAAAAGCTAAATATTTTGCATTTGCAAATTGTACACCAAACATATTACCGGCGCCAAAACCATTATTAATAATATTTCTATGTAGTTCAATATTAGAATTATGTAAACTATCACAAAATAATTTCAGGTTAAGATAATCTTCTTTTTCAGAGCAATTATCGGTAATTATGATCTGAAAATTGATTTGTTTTGAAGTATTAGATAGTATTGATTGGATACAATTTATTGTATGTTTACTGGAGTTGTAATTTATTAAAATTATTGAAACATCAAACATAGTATTGAAAGTAGATTTTTGTGTTATTAGAAAGTTTTAATAATTTTAAATTTATTGACATCCTTTTTTTTGGAAAGAAGAATGTTATTGATTTATGCGGTGTAAAAGTAATGAATGTAATTGTGATATTTCATGCAGGAAGGATGTAAATGAATAGAAAAGTAAAGATCACTAATTTTTATATTATTATTTATGGTATAAAAATCAAAGTGAAGAAAGTGTACCTTTGTATCAAATTCATGAAATGGTAAAGGTTAAATTTGAAATTAAATAATAATTATATTTGGCAGAAATAGTGAAGAAATATTTATTGTTTTTTAGATATAATTCTCTTCAAATGAATCGAGTTAATGGTTAAAACGAAGTTGTGATGGGTTCTTAAATTTGAGGTTGTTTAGAAAAATATAGCATGAAAAGATTGTCACTATTATAGAATTTGATAGTAAGAATTTATTGATTCTATTATAAATAATCATCGAGTAAACTTAGTTTTTTTACTTTTACGAATATAATTTTTTCTATCATTATTGTGTTTTTTAGATAACTTTTAAGAATCGAAATTCAGTCAAATAAGCCAATTAATTGCAAACAAAACCATCTACATTTAAAATAAAAAATAGACTGATGAAAACAGCTTTATTGATTTCTACTTATAATTGGCCTGATGCACTAGATTTGGTTTTAAAAAGCATTTTAAATCAAACGACGCTTCCGGATGAAATTTTGATAGCAGATGATGGTTCAAGCAACGAAACCAAAGCGTTGATTGACAGGTTTAGAAACGAAATAAATGTTCCTATTTGTCATGTATGGCAAGAAGATGTTGGTTTTAGAAAATCGAAAATCTTGAATAAAGCTATTTCCCAAACCAACGCAGATTACATTATACAGATTGATGGAGATTGTATTTTGCACAAAAAATTCATTTCTGATCATTTGGATTCTGTTCAAAAAGGTTTCTATTTGTATGGATCCAGAGTTAATATTTTGCCAGAATATGTAGATGAAGTTATAGAAAAGAAAACAACTGATTTTAATTTTTTTTCAAATGAAATTAAAAACAGGTCAAGAAGTTTATCGATATCTTTTTTATCTAAATGGTATAAGCCACATTATGGAATTTCGAAAAAATTTCGGGGATGCAATGTGTCTTTTTGGCGAAAAGATTTGATCGATATTAATGGATATAATGAGGATTTTGAAGGATGGGGTAGAGAAGATTCAGATTTAGTTATTAGAATGGGAAATAATGGTGTGAAAGCCAAAAGACTCCGTTATGCAGGTATTTTATATCATATATTTCATAAGTCAAATTCAAAAAGTAATTTAGAATTGAACAATAAAATTCAAAAAGAAACCATTGATAAAGGTATCATTAAAATCACAAATGGAATCAATCAATATTTAAAGAAGTAACTATTTTAGTTGTAGTATAAGTATAGTTGTAATTAAGAAAAATAAATGCATTTAAAAATAAATCAAAATTTCAAAGACAATATCGATTTTATCAAATCGAGTATTCATAATTTCAAATCTACTGGAAAACTCTTTGGTGACGGTAAAAGAAACAGTATCAAATTATTCGAATTAAATGGAAAGACAATTAATATCAAATCCTTTAAAATTCCTAATTTGATTAATAAAATTGCTTATAAATATTTTAGAAAATCCAAAGCGAGACGTTCATTTGAGTATGCTACCATTTTATTAGAAAAAGGCATAGGAACACCCGAACCAATTGCATATCTAGAAAATTACAATTGGATAGGATTAAAAGATAGTTATTATGCTAGTGAACATCTTGATTGTGATTTGACTTACAGAGAATTGGTCGAAATTCCAAATTTCCCTGATCATGAGAATATTTTAAGACAGTTTACCCAGTTTTCATTTCAATTGCATCAAAGTGGTGTCGAATTTTTGGATCATTCTCCAGGAAATACTTTGATCAAAAAGTCGTTTGAAGGATTTTATGAGTTTTTCTTGGTTGATCTAAATAGAATGACTTTTCATGACCAAATGAATTTTGATCAACGCATGAAAAATCTTTCTCGGTTAACGCCTAAAAAAGGAATGATTGCAACAATGAGTAATGAATATTCAAAATTGTATACAGCAAAAACAGAAAGTGAAATCTTTGAAAAAATGTGGTTTTATACCCAAGAATTTCAAGATAAATTTTCAAGAAAGCAGAGATTAAAAAAGAAACTTAAATTTTGGAAATCTTAGTTTTTCGATTTTAATTTTTTTAATTCCTGAAAACGAACTGAAACACTCAGAGCATTCAAATAGCATAGTATCACTCCTTTTTTTCCATCTAAAATCCCTAATCGGATAAAATATTGATAGACAAATTGATAAAGAGGTCTTATGTAATAATGAAAAAAGTTTGGACTTGTACCTTTTGCAAATTCTTCTTTGGCTTTCATTTTTCCATAAACAATCATTTTTTGTTTATAACTTGTAAAATCAGTGTAAGAATAATGAATAAGTTTGTTTTTTAATTTTCCAATTTCACCTGTCACATTTAATTTTTCATGTACAATTTTTTGTTCAGAGTAGAATGCTTTATTATTTTGAAAAAGTCTAATAATTTTGTCTGTTTGCCAACCACTATAATTTAGTATTGTATTTTCAAACATAAACCTTCGGTAAACATTGTAGGCAGAGAAAGCTTCTTTTTGTTGTATAGTCTGAGTGATTTCCTGCTGTAATTTTGGAGTGAGTCTTTCATCTGCATCGATAAAAAGTATCCAAGGATTTGTTGCTAGACTTATAGCAAAATTTCGTTGCAAGGCATAATTCTCAAATGGATGTTGAACTACTTTTACAGTATCAAAACTTTTTGCAATTGCCAATGTGTTATCAGTACTAAAAGAATCAATTACGATAATTTCGTCAGCAAAAGCAATGTTGTCTATGAGTTCTTTAATATTGTGTTCTTCATTGTAAGTAATGATCAATGCAGTTAGCAAAGGCTTTTTTGTATTGCAGATTTCAATACTTTTTTTTTTATTGTCCGAAAGATTGTTGCTTAAGAAAGCAATCATTTGATTGGTAAATAATTCTGGATAAAAGTTTTTATATAAATCTATAGCTCTTTTTTTAAGTTCTTTTTCGGTAAGGTTTGAAAATAATTCAGGTTTAAAATCATTTAAATGAACAGAATTATGCATGATTCCATCTTCAAATGTCGCCCATATTTTCTTTTCAATCCACGGTGAAAAAAGGATGAATGAAGGTTTGTTTAGAGCTTTTGCCATGTTTATGGCGCCACCATCATTCCCAATAATCAAATCGCATTGATTCATTATGGCAATAAATGATCTTAAACTATCTCCATATAGATTAAAATATATTTTTTCCTGTGTAGAAGGTTTACAGGAATCAAAAACAAATTTGGCATCGTTTAATTGTTTCGGAAAATAATTAAATAAAATGTTTACGTCAAAAGTATCGGCAATTGTATCTACCAGTTTTGCCATATATTCTAATGGGTAAGTTTTTAGTTTTTCACTTCCCAAAAGGCTTATCATAATCGTTTTTCTCTCTTTTTTTAGTTGATTTTTTTCAAAAAGAGATACAGCTTCCTGCTTTTCTTTTTCAGAAACATACAGTTTTGGTAGCGGATCTATTTTTATATTTAAATCAAGAGGATCTAATAAGGAAAGTCGTCTTTCAATGGCCAAGCCCAAATTGGTTTTTGGATAAGGTTCAAAAGGAACGTTATCCGTATATAAAAAGGTTCTGCCTTTCTTTTTATATGAAATTTTTCTTTTAGCGCCACTTAATAAAACAATCAGCCAGCTTTCTAATTTTGAATAGGCGTCTATAACCAAATCATAATGAGTGGCTCGAATTTGAAGTGCAAGTTTTAAAAACGCTGCCTTACTTTTGCGATGTTTTTCTTCAAACAATATTATATTGTCAATGTTTCTATTTCCTTCTAAAACAGGTGTAGTTGATTCATAAACCAGATAATCAATTTGGGCATTAGGATATGCAATTCTTAAGTTATTGCAAATGATTGAACTGATTAGGACATCACCAATCATTTTTTGTTGTATAACTAGAATTTTCATATCTGTAATAGTTAAATTTAATAATGTACAAATTGAATAAAAAAAATGAATCCAATGGGAATTTCAATTTTTAAATAGAAAAACTATTTCTCTAGCGTTAAAGCATCATTCGTAACTCGTTCATAAAAAGTTTGAATATAGGCTTTTAAAAATAGAGACATTTTATTAGCTATTTTTTCATTGGTTTTTAATAAGTTATTTTTCAATAAAATATCTTTCTTCCAATTGTATAAACCAATGGATTGGTTATTGGCAAAAGCCAAATAATAATCACCTTGAATATAGTAATAAGTACCTTGATTGCAGTATACTACAAAATTGTTTTTGGATCTAAAGCTTTTTCCAAAACTTACCATATCTGTTTTTATGTTTAAATAGTCCAAAATACTTGGCATAATATCAATTTGTTGAAAGTTATTTTCATTGACTCCAACAAATTTAGGATCAGATGGGTCAAAAAACAGAATTGGGATTCTAAATCTTCCAAGTATTGTTCTATCTTTTGCTAGTTCTCCTCCAGAAGAAGTATGATCCGATGAAAAGACAAAAAGAGTGTTATTGTACCAACTTTGTTTTTTTGCTGTTTTAAAAAATTGACGTAATGCGAAATCTGTATATCCGATGCTTTCTTGAATTTTTGTGTTTCCTTTTGGAAATTTTCCTTTATATTTTTCGGGTACTTTATAAGGATTATGTGAAGAAATTGTAAAAAGAGAGCTAAAAAAGGGCTGTTTAAAACTACTGAGTTTGTTACAGAAAAACTGCATAAACTCTTCATCATAAATTCCCCATTTCCCATCAAATGATTCTTTTCCTACATATTCATCTTTTCCATAATAGTGATCAAAACCAGCTACTTTAGCATATTGATCAAAATTTTGACTACCATTGAATGCACCATGAAAAAAAGAGGTATTGTATCCTTCTTTTTCTAAAATAATAGGAAGACCATGAATTTTGTTTAACGAAAAACTGGATGAGATAAATGAGTTATTCATTAAACTTGGAATGCTAGATAATATAGAAGGTACGGCATCTATAGAAGCTATACCGTTTGCAAATCCATTTTTGAAATAATAGGATTTTGTGATTAATGAGTCTAAAAAAGGAGTATAACCTCTACCTACATTTTCGTTTCCAAAACTTTCCAAAATAATTACGACTACATTTTTTTTGGTAATTGGTTTGCTAGGATTTAAGTTTATTATTGGGTTATAAATCGAAATTAATTCTTTTTCATTAAAATAATGTGCTTTTTCTATGTCTTCTTTTTTTACTAAAGTTTTTAAAATACAAAAAGGAGTATTTAATATTAAAGCTGAATTCCCAAGTTCTCCATAAACTACTGCATCCACAATTTTAAGTGGTTTTTTGCGAAAACCACCACGAGAAATAAGTAATCCTAAAGCTATTGCAAGAATTAGAAAAGCGTATTGTTTTATTAAATCTTTTTTCTCAAGTTTTTCAATCGAGTTGGTTTGCTTAAAAGTGGGAAGAAAGATCCAAAAAAGCACACTGAAAATAAGGAATAAAACACCTACATACCAAAATTGCATTAGAAAAGAAGGAATCAAACCAAAAATTTCATGTTCCATTCCTTTAGCTGTAATCATACTAAAAGTACTTCGTTTTCCAGTAAATCTATAATAAATAATATCTATGAAATTGGTTGCAATTAATAAAAGGTTTATTGAATAGAATGAAATTTTAAGCCATTTTTGATAATTTGGCGTGTATTTAAAATTTCCTGGAATCAAATGTGCAACTACAAAAATAACATTTAAATAGGCAATTGCGGCCAAATCAAACAGAATTCCACCTTTAATAGTAGTCAAATTAAAATTTTGAAATGACGTGGCATTCATGAAGTAAAATGCTACTCGAGACAATTGATAAATTAGGGTAACTAATAGTAATCGTTTAAGAAGTAGGATGCTGACTTTCTTGTAATTATTCATTTTGGAATTTATTATTTTGAGAACTTGATGTTCAGAGTTATTTTGGGTTATTCTAATGAAAAAAGGTATTTGCTTAATATTTAAATCAATAGCTGTTTTTTTTCTTTAGAATAAGTTAACAATAAGTTTATTTTAATTGAGGTGCAAACTTAATTTAATTTGTTAAGTAAACAAATAAAAAAAAACCAAATACCAATTGATAAATAAATTGGTATTTGGTTTTTAAAATATAAAATATTTTTGTCTAGAATTTAAACCGCTACATCATATTCGCGTAAAGCGTTATTTAATGAAGTTTTTAAATCGGTAGATGGTTTGCGAGTTCCAATAATTAATGCACATGGAACTTGGTACTCTCCAGCAGCGAATTTTTTGGTGTAACTACCAGGAATTACTACAGAACGAGCAGGAACAAAACCTTTTCTTTCTACAGGGGTTTCTCCAGTAACATCAATTATTTTCGTTGAAGCTGTTAAGCACACATTGGCTCCAAGAACGGCCTCTTTCCCTACATGAACACCTTCTACAATAATACAACGAGAACCAATGAATGCTCCATCTTCTATAATTACGGGTGCTGCTTGTAGTGGTTCTAATACACCACCAATTCCAACTCCTCCACTTAAATGTACATCTTTGCCAACTTGAGCACAGCTACCCACAGTTGCCCATGTGTCAACCATTGTTCCTGAATCAACATAAGCACCAATATTTACATAACTAGGCATCATGATTACACCGCTCGAAATATAAGCACCATAACGGGCAGATGCACCAGGAACTACGCGAACTCCTTTTTCAGCATAATCTCTTTTGAGTAACATTTTATCATTGTACTCAAAAATTCCAGCCTCTAAGGTTTCCATTTTTTGAATAGGGAAGTACATAACAACGGCTTTCTTAATCCATTCGTTTACTTGCCAACCTTCGCCCACAGGTTCTGCCACTCTTAAAATTCCTTGATCTAATAAAGAGATAACTTCTCTAATAGCATCAGTTGTTGTTGTTTCTTGAAGTAAAGCACGGTTTTCCCAAGCTTGTTCTATTATGGTCTGTAATGATTTCATTTTTGATAAATTTTTGGCAAAGATACCATTTTTAACTAATAGCAAAAAAGAGTATTTGTATGGAAAATGTTATAGTTATAACTTAATAGCCATTTATTTTGTGAAATTAATTTTAGATTAAAAAGTAATATATTTGTATAATAAATAGGAAAGCCATGGAAACGTTACGATTAGAATTTCAGCCCAATAGTAAAGCCAAAATCTTGGAATTATTAAGTTCCTTTTCTTCGGATGAACTTATTATAGTTCGGGAAGATCCTTTTTTTGATAAAAATAAAAGAAAATTAGACACTGCTTACGCTAAACTCAAAAGCGGTGCTGAAAAATTTTATTCTATTGATGAAGTCGATTCAATTCTGGACAAAACATTTTCAGAATATGACAGTTAATATTTCTTCCGAAAAAGTATTTAAATTTTGGTTGTCAGGAACCCACTTTTTCATATCATCGGAAGAAAAATATTTTTTGATGTGGGTTTCAAATGAATTTCTGAAATTATTGACAGATCAAGTTCGTTACATTTATAAGGATAAACCGCGAGCAGCTTTAAAATTCAGAAAAGATTTGCTTAAAAAATATAAAAAAAGATTTGAAACACCCATTTCATTTTAAAAGATCAATTTATTTTGATGATGAAAATATTAGGGATTATGTTTTTAAGGGATATTCGGTTGTATATGAAATCGACGTAAATCAGAAGGTTATTTATGTTTTCGGATATATCAAACACAAAAACTCACTATAAATGCCAAGAATACTCTCCATAGATTACGGACAAAAACGAACAGGAATAGCTGTTACCGATGAAATGCAAATTATTGCTTCGGGGTTGACAACAATTCCATCAACCACTGCTATTGCTTTTTTGAAAGATTATTTCTCTAAAGAAAAAGTGGAAGCAGTACTCATTGGTGAACCCAAACAAATGAACGGTGAGCCTTCAGAAAGTGCTTCAATAATTAAAGGTTTTGTAACTCATTTTACCAATCATTTTCCGGATATGAAAGTGATTCGAGTTGATGAACGTTTTACATCAAAAATGGCTTTTCAAACAATGATTGACAGTGGTTTGAATAAAAAGCAACGTCAAAATAAAGGATTAATAGACGAGATTTCTGCTACCATTATGCTTCAAGATTATCTAAATCGTAAATAAGTCGTTTTTGATTTTTTAAAAAAAATATTCTCCTATTTTTTAAGCTTTTATTGCGCTA includes these proteins:
- a CDS encoding glycosyltransferase family 2 protein, with amino-acid sequence MKTALLISTYNWPDALDLVLKSILNQTTLPDEILIADDGSSNETKALIDRFRNEINVPICHVWQEDVGFRKSKILNKAISQTNADYIIQIDGDCILHKKFISDHLDSVQKGFYLYGSRVNILPEYVDEVIEKKTTDFNFFSNEIKNRSRSLSISFLSKWYKPHYGISKKFRGCNVSFWRKDLIDINGYNEDFEGWGREDSDLVIRMGNNGVKAKRLRYAGILYHIFHKSNSKSNLELNNKIQKETIDKGIIKITNGINQYLKK
- a CDS encoding Kdo domain containing protein, which codes for MHLKINQNFKDNIDFIKSSIHNFKSTGKLFGDGKRNSIKLFELNGKTINIKSFKIPNLINKIAYKYFRKSKARRSFEYATILLEKGIGTPEPIAYLENYNWIGLKDSYYASEHLDCDLTYRELVEIPNFPDHENILRQFTQFSFQLHQSGVEFLDHSPGNTLIKKSFEGFYEFFLVDLNRMTFHDQMNFDQRMKNLSRLTPKKGMIATMSNEYSKLYTAKTESEIFEKMWFYTQEFQDKFSRKQRLKKKLKFWKS
- a CDS encoding glycosyltransferase, with amino-acid sequence MKILVIQQKMIGDVLISSIICNNLRIAYPNAQIDYLVYESTTPVLEGNRNIDNIILFEEKHRKSKAAFLKLALQIRATHYDLVIDAYSKLESWLIVLLSGAKRKISYKKKGRTFLYTDNVPFEPYPKTNLGLAIERRLSLLDPLDLNIKIDPLPKLYVSEKEKQEAVSLFEKNQLKKERKTIMISLLGSEKLKTYPLEYMAKLVDTIADTFDVNILFNYFPKQLNDAKFVFDSCKPSTQEKIYFNLYGDSLRSFIAIMNQCDLIIGNDGGAINMAKALNKPSFILFSPWIEKKIWATFEDGIMHNSVHLNDFKPELFSNLTEKELKKRAIDLYKNFYPELFTNQMIAFLSNNLSDNKKKSIEICNTKKPLLTALIITYNEEHNIKELIDNIAFADEIIVIDSFSTDNTLAIAKSFDTVKVVQHPFENYALQRNFAISLATNPWILFIDADERLTPKLQQEITQTIQQKEAFSAYNVYRRFMFENTILNYSGWQTDKIIRLFQNNKAFYSEQKIVHEKLNVTGEIGKLKNKLIHYSYTDFTSYKQKMIVYGKMKAKEEFAKGTSPNFFHYYIRPLYQFVYQYFIRLGILDGKKGVILCYLNALSVSVRFQELKKLKSKN
- a CDS encoding LTA synthase family protein yields the protein MNNYKKVSILLLKRLLLVTLIYQLSRVAFYFMNATSFQNFNLTTIKGGILFDLAAIAYLNVIFVVAHLIPGNFKYTPNYQKWLKISFYSINLLLIATNFIDIIYYRFTGKRSTFSMITAKGMEHEIFGLIPSFLMQFWYVGVLFLIFSVLFWIFLPTFKQTNSIEKLEKKDLIKQYAFLILAIALGLLISRGGFRKKPLKIVDAVVYGELGNSALILNTPFCILKTLVKKEDIEKAHYFNEKELISIYNPIINLNPSKPITKKNVVVIILESFGNENVGRGYTPFLDSLITKSYYFKNGFANGIASIDAVPSILSSIPSLMNNSFISSSFSLNKIHGLPIILEKEGYNTSFFHGAFNGSQNFDQYAKVAGFDHYYGKDEYVGKESFDGKWGIYDEEFMQFFCNKLSSFKQPFFSSLFTISSHNPYKVPEKYKGKFPKGNTKIQESIGYTDFALRQFFKTAKKQSWYNNTLFVFSSDHTSSGGELAKDRTILGRFRIPILFFDPSDPKFVGVNENNFQQIDIMPSILDYLNIKTDMVSFGKSFRSKNNFVVYCNQGTYYYIQGDYYLAFANNQSIGLYNWKKDILLKNNLLKTNEKIANKMSLFLKAYIQTFYERVTNDALTLEK
- a CDS encoding 2,3,4,5-tetrahydropyridine-2,6-dicarboxylate N-succinyltransferase, whose protein sequence is MKSLQTIIEQAWENRALLQETTTTDAIREVISLLDQGILRVAEPVGEGWQVNEWIKKAVVMYFPIQKMETLEAGIFEYNDKMLLKRDYAEKGVRVVPGASARYGAYISSGVIMMPSYVNIGAYVDSGTMVDTWATVGSCAQVGKDVHLSGGVGIGGVLEPLQAAPVIIEDGAFIGSRCIIVEGVHVGKEAVLGANVCLTASTKIIDVTGETPVERKGFVPARSVVIPGSYTKKFAAGEYQVPCALIIGTRKPSTDLKTSLNNALREYDVAV
- the ruvX gene encoding Holliday junction resolvase RuvX, which gives rise to MPRILSIDYGQKRTGIAVTDEMQIIASGLTTIPSTTAIAFLKDYFSKEKVEAVLIGEPKQMNGEPSESASIIKGFVTHFTNHFPDMKVIRVDERFTSKMAFQTMIDSGLNKKQRQNKGLIDEISATIMLQDYLNRK